One window of Candidatus Nitrospira kreftii genomic DNA carries:
- a CDS encoding Glyceraldehyde-3-phosphate dehydrogenase — MMRVAINGLGRIGRATFKILANIPELELVAINDPAPADQLAYLLNHDTVYGRYHIRVKADQETITMADRRYALLAEQDPLCLPWKDLRIDVVFECSGQFNTRATLSKHLEAGAKRVILSAPAKDEDIPTVIYGVNAYDEKAGPIVSCASCTTNCVTPIVEIIQRRLGVQKAVMTTTHAYTASQALVDGQHKSRRRGRAAAANLVPSFTGAAVATTRALPDLRGRFQGAAVRVPVPICSLSDIVMLTEQETSVSEVNDIFLEEARSDRYAGVLGVTEDPIVSSDIIQDSRASIVDVDMTQVVDGNLVKVMSWYDNEWGYASQMVRQALSMVLVVPVES, encoded by the coding sequence ATGATGAGAGTGGCAATCAATGGCCTTGGTCGTATCGGCCGAGCCACATTCAAAATTCTGGCGAACATACCTGAACTCGAGCTGGTGGCCATCAACGATCCAGCTCCTGCTGATCAACTGGCATACCTGCTCAATCACGACACCGTGTATGGTCGATACCACATTCGGGTGAAAGCCGATCAGGAGACCATCACGATGGCCGACCGCCGGTATGCGCTTCTTGCCGAACAGGACCCGCTCTGTCTGCCCTGGAAGGACCTGAGGATCGACGTCGTCTTTGAATGTTCAGGGCAGTTCAACACCAGAGCCACGCTCTCAAAACATCTCGAGGCCGGAGCAAAGCGGGTGATTCTCTCGGCACCGGCCAAAGATGAGGATATCCCGACCGTTATTTACGGCGTGAACGCATACGATGAAAAAGCCGGGCCGATCGTGTCGTGTGCCAGCTGCACGACGAATTGCGTGACACCGATCGTGGAAATCATTCAACGCCGTCTGGGTGTGCAAAAGGCGGTGATGACGACGACACACGCATACACCGCCAGCCAGGCACTGGTTGACGGACAACACAAGAGCCGGCGTCGCGGGCGAGCTGCGGCTGCCAATCTTGTCCCATCGTTCACGGGTGCCGCTGTGGCGACGACACGTGCCTTGCCCGATCTCAGAGGACGCTTTCAGGGTGCGGCCGTCCGGGTGCCCGTCCCGATTTGTTCGCTCTCTGATATCGTGATGCTGACGGAGCAGGAGACCAGTGTCTCCGAGGTCAACGATATCTTTTTAGAAGAGGCGCGGAGCGATCGGTATGCCGGTGTGCTGGGTGTCACGGAAGATCCGATCGTGTCTTCCGACATCATTCAGGATTCGCGCGCGTCGATCGTCGATGTCGACATGACGCAGGTCGTGGATGGCAATCTGGTCAAGGTTATGAGTTGGTATGACAATGAGTGGGGCTATGCCAGCCAAATGGTCCGACAGGCGCTTTCGATGGTGCTGGTCGTGCCCGTCGAGAGCTGA